A DNA window from Stutzerimonas stutzeri contains the following coding sequences:
- a CDS encoding co-chaperone GroES codes for MKLRPLHDRVVIRRSEEETKTAGGIVLPGSAAEKPNRGEIVAVGTGRVLDNGEVRQLAVKVGDQVVFGPYSGSNTVKVDGEDLLVMSENEILAVVEA; via the coding sequence ATGAAGCTTCGTCCTCTGCATGACCGCGTCGTAATTCGTCGCAGCGAAGAAGAAACCAAGACCGCAGGCGGTATCGTTCTGCCGGGCTCCGCTGCCGAAAAGCCGAACCGTGGCGAGATCGTCGCTGTAGGCACTGGTCGCGTTCTGGATAACGGCGAAGTCCGTCAGCTGGCCGTCAAGGTTGGCGACCAGGTTGTATTCGGCCCTTACTCCGGCAGCAACACCGTCAAGGTTGACGGTGAAGATCTGCTGGTGATGAGCGAGAACGAAATCCTCGCCGTCGTCGAAGCCTGA
- the groL gene encoding chaperonin GroEL (60 kDa chaperone family; promotes refolding of misfolded polypeptides especially under stressful conditions; forms two stacked rings of heptamers to form a barrel-shaped 14mer; ends can be capped by GroES; misfolded proteins enter the barrel where they are refolded when GroES binds) produces the protein MAAKEVKFGDSARKKMLVGVNVLADAVKATLGPKGRNVVIEKSFGAPTITKDGVSVAKEIELKDRFENMGAQLVKDVASRANDDAGDGTTTATVLAQSIVNEGLKAVAAGMNPMDLKRGIDKATIAIVAELKNQSKPCADFKAIAQVGTISANSDSSIGAIIAEAMEKVGKEGVITVEEGSGLENELSVVEGMQFDRGYLSPYFINKPDTMVAELDSPLLLLVDKKISNIREMLPVLEAVAKAGRPLLIVAEDVEGEALATLVVNNMRGIVKVAAVKAPGFGDRRKAMLQDLAILTGGTVISEEVGLSLETATLEHLGNAKRVVLNKENTTIIDGAGQQVDIEARVAQIRKQVEDTTSDYDKEKLQERLAKLAGGVAVIKVGAGTEVEMKEKKARVEDALHATRAAVEEGVVPGGGVALVRALQAISELKGENADQDVGITLLRRAVEAPLRQIVANSGGEPSVVVDKVKQGNGNYGYNAATDEYGDMIEMGILDPAKVTRSALQAAASIASLMITTEAMIAEVADDKAAGGMPDMGGMGGMGGMGGMM, from the coding sequence ATGGCTGCTAAAGAAGTTAAGTTCGGCGACTCCGCTCGCAAGAAGATGCTGGTTGGCGTCAACGTCCTGGCTGACGCGGTAAAAGCGACCCTCGGCCCGAAAGGTCGTAACGTCGTCATCGAGAAGAGCTTTGGCGCTCCGACCATCACCAAGGATGGCGTTTCCGTTGCCAAGGAAATCGAGCTGAAAGACCGTTTCGAAAACATGGGCGCGCAGCTGGTCAAGGACGTTGCTTCCCGTGCCAACGATGACGCGGGCGACGGCACCACCACTGCTACCGTTCTGGCTCAGTCGATCGTCAACGAAGGCCTGAAGGCCGTTGCTGCCGGCATGAACCCGATGGACCTCAAGCGTGGCATCGACAAGGCGACCATCGCCATCGTCGCCGAGCTGAAGAATCAGTCCAAGCCATGCGCTGACTTCAAGGCCATCGCTCAGGTTGGCACCATCTCCGCTAACTCCGACAGCTCCATCGGCGCCATCATCGCCGAAGCCATGGAGAAGGTTGGCAAGGAAGGCGTGATCACCGTTGAAGAAGGCTCGGGCCTGGAAAACGAACTGTCTGTCGTTGAAGGCATGCAGTTCGACCGTGGTTACCTGTCCCCGTACTTCATCAACAAGCCGGACACCATGGTCGCCGAGCTGGACAGCCCGCTGCTGCTGCTGGTCGACAAGAAGATCTCCAACATCCGCGAAATGCTGCCGGTGCTGGAAGCTGTTGCCAAAGCCGGTCGTCCGCTGCTGATCGTCGCTGAAGACGTCGAGGGCGAAGCCCTGGCGACTCTGGTCGTCAACAACATGCGTGGCATCGTCAAGGTTGCTGCGGTCAAGGCACCTGGCTTCGGCGATCGTCGCAAGGCCATGCTGCAGGATCTCGCCATCCTGACTGGCGGTACCGTGATTTCCGAAGAAGTCGGCCTGAGCCTGGAAACCGCTACCCTGGAGCATCTGGGTAACGCCAAGCGCGTTGTGCTGAACAAGGAAAACACCACCATCATCGATGGTGCTGGCCAGCAGGTCGACATCGAAGCTCGCGTTGCGCAGATCCGCAAGCAGGTCGAAGACACCACTTCCGACTACGACAAAGAGAAGCTGCAAGAGCGTCTGGCCAAGCTGGCTGGCGGTGTTGCCGTGATCAAGGTCGGTGCTGGCACCGAAGTCGAGATGAAAGAGAAGAAAGCCCGCGTTGAAGACGCGCTGCACGCAACCCGTGCTGCCGTTGAAGAAGGCGTGGTACCTGGCGGCGGTGTCGCTCTGGTCCGTGCACTGCAGGCGATCTCCGAGCTGAAGGGCGAAAACGCCGATCAGGACGTGGGCATTACTCTGCTGCGTCGTGCTGTCGAAGCACCGCTGCGTCAGATCGTTGCCAACTCCGGTGGCGAGCCGAGCGTTGTGGTCGACAAGGTCAAGCAGGGCAATGGTAACTACGGTTACAACGCTGCGACCGACGAGTACGGTGACATGATCGAGATGGGCATTCTCGATCCGGCCAAGGTAACCCGTTCTGCTCTGCAGGCCGCCGCTTCCATCGCCAGCCTGATGATCACCACCGAAGCGATGATCGCTGAAGTGGCTGACGACAAGGCTGCTGGTGGCATGCCGGACATGGGTGGCATGGGTGGCATGGGTGGCATGGGCGGCATGATGTAA